A genome region from Macaca fascicularis isolate 582-1 chromosome 3, T2T-MFA8v1.1 includes the following:
- the C3H7orf25 gene encoding UPF0415 protein C7orf25 homolog isoform X1, whose protein sequence is MRQPVEGDQLRKEEKERNNADSMSAHSMLCERIAIAKELIKRAESLSRSRKGGIEGGAKLCSKLKAELKFLQKVEAGKVAIKESHLQSTNLTHLRAIVESAENLEEVVSVLHVFGYTDTFGEKQTLVVDVVANGGHTWVKAIGRKAEALHNIWLGRGQYGDKSIIEQAEDFLQASHQQPVQYSNPHIIFAFYNSVSSPMAEKLKEMGISVRGDIVAVNALLDHPEELQPTESESDDEGPELLQVTRVDRENILASVAFPTEIKVDVCRRVNLDITTLITYVSALSYGGCHFIFKEKVLTEQAEQERKEQVLPQLEAFMKDKELFACESAVKDFQSILDTLGGPGERERATMLIKRINVVSDQPSERALRLVASSKINSRSLTIFGTGDTLKAITMTANSGFVRAANNQGVKFSVFIHQPRALTESKEALATPLPKDYTTDSEH, encoded by the exons ATGAGGCAACCGGTTGAAGGAGACCAActcaggaaggaggaaaag GAAAGGAATAATGCTGACAGCATGTCTGCACATTCCATGCTCTGTGAACGAATCGCCATAGCCAAGGAACTGATCAAGAGAGCAGAATCACTTTCTAGATCAAGAAAAGGTGGCATAGAAGGTGGTGCAAAGCTGTGCAGCAAATTGAAGGCAGAATTAAAATTCTTACAGAAAGTAGAAGCTGGGAAAGTAGCTATTAAAGAATCTCATTTACAAAGCACTAACCTAACACACCTGAGAGCCATTGTGGAATCagcagaaaacctggaagaagTTGTTAGTGTTCTTCATGTCTTTGGTTATACAGATACCTTTGGAGAAAAGCAAACCCTTGTGGTAGATGTAGTTGCAAATGGTGGTCATACTTGGGTGAAAGCCATTGGCCGGAAGGCTGAAGCTCTTCATAACATCTGGCTGGGCAGGGGCCAATATGGTGACAAAAGCATCATTGAGCAGGCTGAAGACTTCCTCCAGGCCAGTCACCAGCAGCCAGTGCAGTATAGCAACCCTCACATCATCTTTGCGTTTTACAACAGTGTCTCCAGCCCCATGGCAGAGAAGCTGAAAGAAATGGGCATATCTGTGAGAGGAGACATAGTAGCAGTCAACGCTCTGTTAGATCACCCTGAAGAGCTCCAACCGACTGAGAGTGAATCAGATGATGAGGGCCCTGAACTTTTGCAGGTGACCAGAGTCGACCGAGAAAATATACTAGCAAGTGTTGCGTTTCCAACAGAAATTAAGGTTGATGTGTGCAGAAGAGTAAATCTGGACATTACTACTTTAATTACATATGTATCTGCCCTCAGCTATGGAGGCTGccactttattttcaaagaaaaagtgcTCACAGAACAAGCAGAGCAAGAGAGGAAAGAGCAGGTTCTACCTCAGCTGGAGGCCTTTATGAAGGACAAGGAGTTGTTTGCTTGTGAATCTGCTGTCAAGGACTTTCAGTCTATTTTAGATACCTTAGGAGGacctggggagagagagagggccaCTATGTTAATTAAGCGAATTAATGTGGTATCAGACCAACCTTCTGAGCGTGCCTTGAGACTAGTGGCCAGTTCGAAAATTAATAGCCGCTCATTAACAATTTTTGGGACAGGAGACACCCTAAAAGCCATCACAATGACTGCTAATAGTGGTTTTGTCAGAGCTGCAAACAACCAGGGTGTTAAATTTAGTGTGTTTATCCATCAGCCCAGAGCACTTACTGAGAGTAAAGAGGCTTTAGCCACCCCCTTACCAAAAGACTACACAACTGACAGTGAACACTAA
- the C3H7orf25 gene encoding UPF0415 protein C7orf25 homolog isoform X2, translated as MSAHSMLCERIAIAKELIKRAESLSRSRKGGIEGGAKLCSKLKAELKFLQKVEAGKVAIKESHLQSTNLTHLRAIVESAENLEEVVSVLHVFGYTDTFGEKQTLVVDVVANGGHTWVKAIGRKAEALHNIWLGRGQYGDKSIIEQAEDFLQASHQQPVQYSNPHIIFAFYNSVSSPMAEKLKEMGISVRGDIVAVNALLDHPEELQPTESESDDEGPELLQVTRVDRENILASVAFPTEIKVDVCRRVNLDITTLITYVSALSYGGCHFIFKEKVLTEQAEQERKEQVLPQLEAFMKDKELFACESAVKDFQSILDTLGGPGERERATMLIKRINVVSDQPSERALRLVASSKINSRSLTIFGTGDTLKAITMTANSGFVRAANNQGVKFSVFIHQPRALTESKEALATPLPKDYTTDSEH; from the coding sequence ATGTCTGCACATTCCATGCTCTGTGAACGAATCGCCATAGCCAAGGAACTGATCAAGAGAGCAGAATCACTTTCTAGATCAAGAAAAGGTGGCATAGAAGGTGGTGCAAAGCTGTGCAGCAAATTGAAGGCAGAATTAAAATTCTTACAGAAAGTAGAAGCTGGGAAAGTAGCTATTAAAGAATCTCATTTACAAAGCACTAACCTAACACACCTGAGAGCCATTGTGGAATCagcagaaaacctggaagaagTTGTTAGTGTTCTTCATGTCTTTGGTTATACAGATACCTTTGGAGAAAAGCAAACCCTTGTGGTAGATGTAGTTGCAAATGGTGGTCATACTTGGGTGAAAGCCATTGGCCGGAAGGCTGAAGCTCTTCATAACATCTGGCTGGGCAGGGGCCAATATGGTGACAAAAGCATCATTGAGCAGGCTGAAGACTTCCTCCAGGCCAGTCACCAGCAGCCAGTGCAGTATAGCAACCCTCACATCATCTTTGCGTTTTACAACAGTGTCTCCAGCCCCATGGCAGAGAAGCTGAAAGAAATGGGCATATCTGTGAGAGGAGACATAGTAGCAGTCAACGCTCTGTTAGATCACCCTGAAGAGCTCCAACCGACTGAGAGTGAATCAGATGATGAGGGCCCTGAACTTTTGCAGGTGACCAGAGTCGACCGAGAAAATATACTAGCAAGTGTTGCGTTTCCAACAGAAATTAAGGTTGATGTGTGCAGAAGAGTAAATCTGGACATTACTACTTTAATTACATATGTATCTGCCCTCAGCTATGGAGGCTGccactttattttcaaagaaaaagtgcTCACAGAACAAGCAGAGCAAGAGAGGAAAGAGCAGGTTCTACCTCAGCTGGAGGCCTTTATGAAGGACAAGGAGTTGTTTGCTTGTGAATCTGCTGTCAAGGACTTTCAGTCTATTTTAGATACCTTAGGAGGacctggggagagagagagggccaCTATGTTAATTAAGCGAATTAATGTGGTATCAGACCAACCTTCTGAGCGTGCCTTGAGACTAGTGGCCAGTTCGAAAATTAATAGCCGCTCATTAACAATTTTTGGGACAGGAGACACCCTAAAAGCCATCACAATGACTGCTAATAGTGGTTTTGTCAGAGCTGCAAACAACCAGGGTGTTAAATTTAGTGTGTTTATCCATCAGCCCAGAGCACTTACTGAGAGTAAAGAGGCTTTAGCCACCCCCTTACCAAAAGACTACACAACTGACAGTGAACACTAA